The Engystomops pustulosus chromosome 3, aEngPut4.maternal, whole genome shotgun sequence region TGTGGAACTACGGTGACCAGCCCTATTACACCATTTCCCTGAGTAGGCAAGTCTATAAAGCACTAAAAGCCTCAAACTCGGGCCGCAGTCCTAACCAACTGTCATCCCGTCCGGAACCTGTCCCTGTTTCGTAGTCTCTGTTGCAGACCTAAACACATCAAAATGGTTCTATACCGCTCAAAGAGTCTATACAAATAACTGTTGTCACTTTTATGGTTCAATCAAGCTGTTGTCACTGCAGACATGCCATGTTTTCACCAAAAAAAGGCTCAACAgggaaaataaatgaaaatagtgACCATAAGGTTTAGTTCTTTAAGGTTAAGTTGTGAGGTGACAACTGTAGAGAGGTAATTAGCAAGAAGTAGTCTACCCAAACAGATAGTTGTAGTGAGAAGTCTGGAGATGATGCATCAAATGAAGGGTACAATGAATGTTAAATGCTGATTTCATGACATGGAACAGTCTTTGGACTCCTGAATGTCAACTTATCCTACAACTTTGCATGTCTCCACCCTGTACGGACAATGTGAAACGGACATTTATGgatataagtattcagactctaGGTCATCTTTCCGATATTTCCCACATTGTTATTGGAGTCCTCCTGAAGTCAAGTGCAGATATAGAAGATCTTACAGCTAAATTTTGCCAAGTCAAGAGAAGGAAAGAACTGCCTGTATAGTGGTCCTTAACAGAAGTTTGCATGGCATGACAACATCCAATGGCCTTTTTCCCAGGTAAAGTGAAGAAAGagatacataaaaaaaacaagttatttattgatcactatatatatatgatcacTACGGGATTCAGATTTGAGGACTTTTTTTTGTGGGCAAACCActataagtaccgtatattccggcgtataagacgacttttgaagacagaaaaatcttctgtcttctctggggtcgtcttatacgccggtaatcccgaccgcccgccgtgtattcacggcggcggtcgggtcccggtgcatggagagggctcacgggctgagccctctccatagccggtaagtctttgctgcatattgcaacaaaggcttaccggtaacacctagcaccgatcgcggttgttttcacagcgatggctgccggcagcctcaaaaagacatcggggcgcatactcaccctccgttggccccgatgtccgcgcggctcgtcttcagtgttccgcgccgtcttctttcttctgctgggcgccgccatgtttttcacagcagcggcgcgtcatactaggcgcctgccggggaagatcaatggcggcgcccagcagaagaaagaagacggcgtggaacactgaaaacgagccgcgcggacatcgggggagcagcgcagcacatcggagccaccggagggtgagtatataagtttttttttttttttttttaatgcttggctgggctgtatactactgggggctgtgctgtatactactgggggcagtgctgtatactactgggggctgtgctgtaatggtaatgttgttgttgtatgccttatgtttatgagcgacagttttcctgctatatacctgcatgtcataagaatttaaattaaaaaaaggaccatgttaaattcaaatctgtttttttttttttttttttttaccggtgttttgtatgcgttggaaaaggggtagtcttatacggcgaatatatcttaaactctatattttaaacaggaaagtaggggggtcgtcttatacaccaggtcgtcttatacgccggaatatacggtagcaTGTTATTGAGTGGCTGAAATTAATAGTTTATCACAAGATTcagtatacactgcatatacaagACAGTTTATACTGAATCCTTATCCACAGGTTTTCTTGGAAACTATATGAAATATGCAAATCATATTTTGCATTACAATGTCACAATTGATATAGCTGGATAATGTGGCTGTCATTTTCATTTTGGTTCAAGAATCTAAAATACTTAGTgtattaaataatttattaaagtgaATTTCCGATATACAACGATGTGCAATAGtaaaatttatatatacatatataatggtaGTAAATAAATAATCACATATTGGCATATAGTCTTCACACTGCATGAAATCTGAAAGCATGGAAACAAACTACAACCTGAATTTAAAGAGTAGCTTTATTTCAGTAAGATGTGAGAGGCTCCCTGTGCTAATCATGTAGTAGCCTAGGCAGTAAGACTCTGTTCTCTATAAATTTACAAACTCCAGTGTTTAGACTATTTCAGAGACATTTTCTGTTAATAACAATGTCCTGAAGACCCATCGTAGAGCCCAAAATAGATAGGACATCACTAAAAATCctcataataatataatagtgACTAAAACAGGTGACATATACTGAAAATATGTTACAGTACATTGCAAGCTGTAGAATGCCTATTTTAAACTAGTCCATAGTAATGTCTGGTGATTCAGTCTCTGTCCTTAGTCACTCTTATTATTTCAAGCTATCCTATGATCTTGCCACCATTTATAAGAATACGGTAGCTGCTTTCCAATTCCCATTGTGCTTGGACCGAATGATACATATGCTCCATTTTATGTTGTTCATGTGACTACCGGACAACTTTCACCTGACCTCCGACCACACACTGCTCTCTGGAATTGATCTGGTTGTTGATTTTCCATTTCTTTTGGACtcacaaataaaatattatatagttTATAAATGTTTCACAAAAGTGAGCAATTTACAAAAGCACTTATCTTTTTATGTAAGCAAAAATGTGGTGAAAAGACTTCTTTTGAAAAAGGTGAAGTGGGTCAAATTATCATGCTAATAGCGTTTAGTGGCACAGCTCTTTAGGGAAGTGGAAGGTATAAATGCAGAACTGGTGTCTTGGAAACTCCAGTGAAAACCATGTGAATTCTCTATTGTTATGAATGGGTCTGAACAAGTAAGGGTGTTGCCAACCAGTCATTTCTGCTCCGTGCTCTCAATGTTTCTGCATTTTGCAGCATCACCTGTGCCTTagacctgtggatctcctgcttCCTGCTCATGACCTGCTCACCTTTATCTTTCTTGATGACAGTAAAAATTCTCTGTTGGAGAATTATAAAAAGTCCCATCTATTTTACCTTCCCATTAACAACAAGAAAGCAGAAAATATTTCTTGTCATTTATGGAAAAGCTGCCGTGCTTCCATTTTGCATGGAGTTGCCGTAATTGGAAAAACTGTTTTAATCCTggccttgataaatccccctgtGTCTATGTGCCTTCCACTTTAAGTGCCTGGTGGAGGTTTGGCTGCTTTGACTCCTTCACTCCTTCCCCTCTGCATATAGCTTTTAAGTTATATGACACGTCTAGAAGCATCTGTCCTTCTTGCCAGCAGGATGGAATTAAGCAGAAATTtcagagtgaaaagcagattaggaagATAATTAGGGCTGTAATCATTGGAGAAGGAAGCACTTTGCTCTGATGAGATACATTACCAAGTGTTTCTTTCTATTAACTTTACTGATATACACAAAGTCTGTTGAAAAGTTAGTGATAGTTTAAGTATTATACTCATTATTGGGCAAGACAAaaaagtatatactatatatgcacAGTCTGTACTATAGCATCACTTGCCTTTGGTTTATCCTGATTCTTACCTATTATGATTTATAATAACAATGCAAGAGCATAAATATCCCAGCAATGTAAAACCAACCATTGTTTTTCaaagtcataaaaaaataaatctttcaaAAGAATAATATTATTTGAACCATGTTTGCAGCATAATGACATTGGCATAAGGACATTGATTTCACAAAACATATGGTACATAtagtacatttttctttttataggtTTACTTACAATCACAGACAATATAATAAAGATAAAtatcaaagaaaaaaaactttacaggtcAATACACGTCTCTTTAGCAAATGTCTTATTTATGGAGTGTTCAGAACTTAGCACCATTATTGGTAAAAAAGGTAGTCCAGGCTGTTATCCATACATCTGCTTGAACTGATAACATTCATTACAGTAACCATTACACTTGTTGTTACCAAAGTGGTCACATCCTGGTGCCCTACAACGCAGTTTGGGTGTATCTTCTCCAGATACCTTGTTATGGCCACCTCGATGCTTGCACTGTTCACAAAGTTCATCATTTTTGCCAGTGACTGGGTTTCTGCACACATCCCTGGCACATATTTTCATGTGATTGGCAGTCTGATCCTGTCCAGAAATCTGGGAATAAAAATTATTTGTACTTTTTACTAGTGGCAGTAGAGGATGGTGAGACTTGTGTATAGATATATCTATCGATTCTAGATGTGTACAATACATGAACTTTTAGAATAACTACCTCTGTTTGTCTTTGTATCCTTTCCTCTGTACTTCTTGCTGCTTGGTATCGCTGGTTCTGAGCTTCGATGAAGCATCTCTGGCAGAATCCCTCAAACATTGTGCTGCCTAAGGTGCTGCACTCAAGGCCAAAGCATCGACTCATATTCTTAAATGCAGCCACACTGACATTGCTTTGTGGTACTCTGTTAGATCTGCTCGAGTTAACTCCTGGAAAATAGAAACATACTCTTATTAGCGCCACTAACAATCTCTATCGCCATTGCCATGAAAAGTACAAAAACAGTTACATTTCAGAATATGACAATGAAAGCAGAGAATTTACCTACCACTGTTTGCTTTATACTCAAAGAAGCACAAAGTGCAAAATCCTTCATTCTGTAGTGTACCAAAATACTGACAGCCAGGTTTCCTACATTTTTGGTTAGCAATCCTCTCTTCTACATTGTAACTTGTTGCAGACTGTGAATTGGTGGTGGATAAGTGGACCTCATCATTTGTGGCTTCCTGACCCGATAGGTTCACAAGACTCCCAGATAAATTAAAAGCGTGATGGTTAGACCTTTGATGGAGTAAGGGGGGACTGCTGGAACTGTGGGAGCGTTCAGTAGTCCGTTTAAAGCAAGAACTGCAAATACCATTGAAAGTTCTGGTGGCATCTTGAAAGCAAATATTGCAGCGAATGATATCAGCTGTCCTAACCTTTTCAGTACTGCTTCCAAGATGAGGATGCCTGGCATTATGGCAGTGTTCACACAGTCCGTTCAGCTCCACATTTAATGTAAAGGGACAGTCCACTGTTTTACATTTCATTGCATTTGTTTCACTGAATATAAAAAGGCTGGGTGCTGTTGCTGGCGCAGAAGTAAGATCTGGCAATGACTCCCCTCTCATTTGACAGGAGGGTTCACAGTACTCAGGTTTGTGATGTACAGATTGACTCTTCTGTATTTGGGCTTTAGTCCTATCAATGGATTTGACTTTCTTATCAAAACACTCATGGCAGTAGGGTTGTGTGCTCACAGACATGAAGAAAGGACAATTTATTGTTTCACATTTTACTTCTACAAGAGACAATTGAGGAAGGGATATCTCAAATCTGCCTTTTCCACCTTTGGTCTCCTGCCACCGCTTGTACTCGTGCTGAACTAACTGATAGTAATCTTCCACCAAATTGATATCCTTTGGCAAATTGTTTTCATCTAGCCtgcaaaaaaaacacaagtgTAAAAATCGGACATTTTCCATTTTGCTATAAAAAAGCAATTGGTACTTGTTAGTTTTAGTTTAGCTAGAGGACTAGAGAGCGAGACAACAGCTACAATGTGGAAGTTTATTTCACGGGCACATGTTGGCACATGAGAGGGAAACATTTGTAAAACATTATGTACTACTGATGTAGCACAGAGAATAAACCCTAACCTCTGGGTAAAGCAACACTGTATATAAAGAAACTTACCTGGCTGTGTTTACTAGATGAGTGGTACCATACTCCAAGGAATACACAGGTACCTCCAGCACATGCAGATACTGTTTAAGCAGCTTCTCCCTGGATTTCTCTTCATGGTCCGTTAAAAAGTGCACTTTCATATCTTCAAATTTGCCTTTTTCACTGAACACCAATGGGACGGCTCGGATTTCTGTGTAGGTAGAAAAAATTATTAACAGTAGCACTAAACACACTCTATGCTGAAGACAATTCAAGGCTACTAACAAAAGGGAAAGCTGTAAGAATGCTCAAACATATAGCATGTTACATACTGCACAGGACAATACAGCAGTGTATTGAAATTATCCAAATCTCATACAAGCATTGCGGAAAAAAATCAGCAGCGGAACTGTTCATAAAGAAGGCCCGTCACCAGAATTTCCCCTTCCTGACTAACaaagcctgctgataaagggttacaagtcctccccatatcacctaaaattagctgccagtggggcactgttatgcaaatgagctttctgACTCATGtgtggtatctgtgactcttctctttctcatgctggcagtgaaccatgccCTATTATTCTgaatgacagctctgtgtctcttcaagaCACAGACATGTTATGTGAACAGAGTgaatcatcgcaggtcctttagtcttctaataatagcaaactgtaaccATGTAAGTGGTTACACGAAATGACAGCAGCCTCCattgaggatggagaggagtaaaagtacatggggggggtggggggactgtgacttcatgtggtcatatacatgcatagggtacagtttgctattgttaagaggctaaaggacctgagatgatgtcacatgacatgaactgtgaccagtaaagaGGCATACGGCATAGGGagaattagatgggaggggccggctgagcaggacacgccccctctgatgccaggtaataaatgataaaaggtgatttacgtggatgtaagtgaaacaatttttagctaaaagaagggtatataaaggttaatagggctctaaaggaacctgtcactggctgcatattttcaaatgtggtgacaggttccctgtaactgCTGCATATCCTGGTGCGTAACTAAACTTTTGAAATGCAAAGGTTTAGCTCTGGTCCCTACTGCAGCAAAATCATGGCATAAAAATGCATCAGAAACCAAATGATTTCAGGTGTGTTCTAAAGCTGCCAAAATACTGCTGGGGTAAATACTACAGCCATTCTGCAACAACGGTAGATGGTCTTATATGGTCCAATATGTTTCTACTGTACTAAAAGGCTGCAGATTTCCCATGGGAAGCATTGCAGCAATACTCATGGGAATTTTTACAATTTAGAGGCATTTCATGTGTAAAagaattaaatattaaaatattggaAAGTAATGTTCTTGTTATCGTTCAGCAGTGATTTACATACCTGGTCCTGTGTCTTTTATAGTTACAAGAGGTTCAAAGTGCTGACTGTCATAACCAAGGATAATGGGGTATTTATAACATTCCTGTGCAGGCCAATGAAGAGGTAGGTAAATCCCACCAACATTTAAAGGAGAAAAACTAGAGCCAGACTCCAAACTTCGGAACATGTTatctgttgaaaaaaaaatattattatagcaTATTTAAAATTTCTAATTCATGGGTTCATAAAATATGCTATACTTCTCTAGGATTagacaaatatgtactttttttcagGAATAGCACCATGTCTGTCCCCTGTTTACATCTGGTATTAAAATTCAGTCTCATTTACTGAATTTGGATTATCTACAACACCAGACACAGCCCATGGATAGAGAGGATGCTGTTTCCACGGCAGGATTTAACCTTTTAGGTCACTATAGGCTACTGCATCTTTTGATAAACACTGTAAAACATCTTTTTTAAAACTTGGCGaaattaatgtttttatacatcatCAAAAGAAAACAACTTATTTTGCCCACAATAGCAGTAATACACATGTCAGGTATCCCTACAAATAAAAGTCCTGCGCACAATACTACTGACAGAGAAAAGGGAAGCAGTGTTCTTATTGAAGCCACAAAGTGAATAGTGAAGCATATAAAGTGTAAAAGGTAATTTTCAAACAGCTGCTAATAAAGATTTTAGGATTAACAGATTAAACCtgattttcttattatttttaatctTGTAAAAGGATAATATCTTTCAAAAAAACTTAAATACATTACCTGCAAGAACAATAATTGTTCTCCGAAGAATATTAGCCAACACAAATATGTGTATTTCTTCAAGGCAATTGTACTGAAGGCCACTATGGCCGACTGAGGTGTCCGTGGATGCCATATTGACTAGATGTTCCCATTCATCATCCCAATTCTATGCGTAAAACAAAGTATATCATTAATTCAGGGTTTAATATTTGgaaccaaaaaaaatgtatacttgtATATGGTTTTCATCATAGTTTGAATTATACAACATCATTGAGATATTAATTAAAAAGCAATATTCTGGTGAAAATATTAGTATTTATATATGTACTGAAGATGAAAACATGTGTTGATAAGGGATTCCGGAATATCCAGTGGTATTTCTTACCCTTGTGtcatattgcagttctgtctgtTGAAACACTGTGGATTTTACACACTCCAGCTGCCAGCGGAACTTAAAGTTGCGAGTATCTGTTGTCTTCAGAACATTGTGTAATGTTTTTCTGAGAACTAAATCCGTGTCCTGTACACCCCACATATACATAGACGCTGCATGCATCAAACAGTTCCCATCACCTACACAAAAGATAGAAATATTTTGTATTAAACAAGAGAAATAGTCATATTTGTGCATGATTAACCCTCAAACGTGCAATACCAAACAGCAGATACTCTGATGGACACCAATGGAATAAATGCGGTTTTATTTTTTCCTGTCAACTGTGAAGGATTATACATAAAAGTAACTGCAGTCTAAAATGAAGATGTGCAAGGAGCTTTTACGTACAAGAAAAGAATACATGTTAACATTATAGGGGAAGATGTCTCAACGCTGATGGGATGCAGCTACTTTTTACATGTCTGTGTAAATACACCAACAATATAGTAAATGGTCAGACTGAGTTCTGCTACATTTTAAGTCGAGGAAGTTAATATAAGGTTGATATTAGTAATATCGGAACTTTATACAATGTAAGactacattcagacgatgtatgcccgccgtacggccggcatacatcggcgctgcagagaggagcaggggatgagcgctactcacccccacccctctccataggcatatacagaaAACGGCGCCGCATCacgtggaaagataggacatgtcctatctttctaagtgatacggagcggtacagtgccgtacagggtcgtgagcccgtagaagtgtatgggggacgtatatcggccgtatatacgtcccccatacatgtgtgtgaatgcagatgGTAAATTCAGCACAATCGAATCACTGTAAAAGTCCCTCTTATTGTCAAATGTAGAACAAAGATATGATTTGTTGTGCCTGTAAATTTCATGTGCACACAGAACCACCAGCATAAAATTCCGTGTCACTTGGAATTTCCCAGCATGAGGCTGTGTGAGAAGCAATTGGCTGAAGTCTATTGTACTTTTCTGTTCTTTCAACATTGTAGCAGACAGGACTTTCCAAGAGGGTGGGGACAAGCCTAACAGGATTGTATATTCATTAGGCAAGTGAAATCAGTGCAGGCAATTCATggcggaatttttttttcagccgtGCACTTAGGTTTCAGTTCCTATATGACCAACCATCTTCCGCATTTCCTTCATTCTTCTATCCAGAATTACAATGGGTTTGAATCACTTATAAAATTACCTTCCTGCAGGGCAAATATCCACTCCTATTCTGTATGATCTTCCCATTTAAGGCACATAGATTTTGGTACAAGTTTTTAGCACATGTAACCAAAGCATCACATGTTTATGGGTGATCAGATGAGGTAGCTTATTTATATTTGCAGTTGAATAAGGTGTTCCCCCAATAATAAAACCTTCCCCTATAATAAGCCCTAGCTGATG contains the following coding sequences:
- the TNFAIP3 gene encoding tumor necrosis factor alpha-induced protein 3 isoform X1, whose amino-acid sequence is MTFALRYKRHAKAAPAITCRRMAAQQILPKDLYMSNMLKAVKIRERAPQDIEKPSNGIIHHFRTMHRYTIELFMICQFCTRFRDILQKTLFNRSMQVALESQKKLNACKEVKKLVPLRTNGDGNCLMHAASMYMWGVQDTDLVLRKTLHNVLKTTDTRNFKFRWQLECVKSTVFQQTELQYDTRNWDDEWEHLVNMASTDTSVGHSGLQYNCLEEIHIFVLANILRRTIIVLADNMFRSLESGSSFSPLNVGGIYLPLHWPAQECYKYPIILGYDSQHFEPLVTIKDTGPEIRAVPLVFSEKGKFEDMKVHFLTDHEEKSREKLLKQYLHVLEVPVYSLEYGTTHLVNTARLDENNLPKDINLVEDYYQLVQHEYKRWQETKGGKGRFEISLPQLSLVEVKCETINCPFFMSVSTQPYCHECFDKKVKSIDRTKAQIQKSQSVHHKPEYCEPSCQMRGESLPDLTSAPATAPSLFIFSETNAMKCKTVDCPFTLNVELNGLCEHCHNARHPHLGSSTEKVRTADIIRCNICFQDATRTFNGICSSCFKRTTERSHSSSSPPLLHQRSNHHAFNLSGSLVNLSGQEATNDEVHLSTTNSQSATSYNVEERIANQKCRKPGCQYFGTLQNEGFCTLCFFEYKANSGVNSSRSNRVPQSNVSVAAFKNMSRCFGLECSTLGSTMFEGFCQRCFIEAQNQRYQAARSTEERIQRQTEISGQDQTANHMKICARDVCRNPVTGKNDELCEQCKHRGGHNKVSGEDTPKLRCRAPGCDHFGNNKCNGYCNECYQFKQMYG
- the TNFAIP3 gene encoding tumor necrosis factor alpha-induced protein 3 isoform X2 gives rise to the protein MAAQQILPKDLYMSNMLKAVKIRERAPQDIEKPSNGIIHHFRTMHRYTIELFMICQFCTRFRDILQKTLFNRSMQVALESQKKLNACKEVKKLVPLRTNGDGNCLMHAASMYMWGVQDTDLVLRKTLHNVLKTTDTRNFKFRWQLECVKSTVFQQTELQYDTRNWDDEWEHLVNMASTDTSVGHSGLQYNCLEEIHIFVLANILRRTIIVLADNMFRSLESGSSFSPLNVGGIYLPLHWPAQECYKYPIILGYDSQHFEPLVTIKDTGPEIRAVPLVFSEKGKFEDMKVHFLTDHEEKSREKLLKQYLHVLEVPVYSLEYGTTHLVNTARLDENNLPKDINLVEDYYQLVQHEYKRWQETKGGKGRFEISLPQLSLVEVKCETINCPFFMSVSTQPYCHECFDKKVKSIDRTKAQIQKSQSVHHKPEYCEPSCQMRGESLPDLTSAPATAPSLFIFSETNAMKCKTVDCPFTLNVELNGLCEHCHNARHPHLGSSTEKVRTADIIRCNICFQDATRTFNGICSSCFKRTTERSHSSSSPPLLHQRSNHHAFNLSGSLVNLSGQEATNDEVHLSTTNSQSATSYNVEERIANQKCRKPGCQYFGTLQNEGFCTLCFFEYKANSGVNSSRSNRVPQSNVSVAAFKNMSRCFGLECSTLGSTMFEGFCQRCFIEAQNQRYQAARSTEERIQRQTEISGQDQTANHMKICARDVCRNPVTGKNDELCEQCKHRGGHNKVSGEDTPKLRCRAPGCDHFGNNKCNGYCNECYQFKQMYG